ATGTTAATCTGGACAGGAATTGTTCTGCTGAACAGAGCATCAGCCTGGCTCAGATATTTGCTCGCTTTGGCAAATCAATTTTCAAGCATAGCTTTCCGCGGAATCATTATTGGCTGCCTGCTTCAACCAATTTTACAGAATCGGTTGACTAGAGCAGACCGAAGCAAAATACCCACGAGTATTTTTCTCTGAAAAATATATTTTTTCAGAATAAATCTGACAAACTTTACTCTATTTAGATAATTTGAATAATAACGATTTTTTTCAATTTGATAATTGACTGCCATATTCGGTCTAGCCGAATCAATCATGAGCTTTAGGAGTTAGCCATGCGAGTGAATCATAATATTGCATCCATGACCGCCCTGCGCCACCTGACCAACACCGCAGAACATACAGCAAGAAATTTGGAGCGCTTGTCGTCCGGTCTCAGGATTAATTCTGCACGAGATTCGCCGGCTGAACTGATGATCTCAGAGAATATGAGAGCTCGGATCGGTAGTGTAGACCAAGCAATGCGCAACACTGAAACTTCGATCTCGATGGTCCAAACTGCAGAGGGTGCTCTCAGTGAAGTTAGTAGTATGCTGATCAACATGCGCCAACTAGCGGTTCATGCTGCAAACGAAGGTGCAAATGACAATCAAATGATGCAAGCAGATCAGAATGAAATTGAGAACCTTCTGGCTACCTTGGATCGTATCTCAAACTCAACGCAATTTGGTTCAAAAGTGCTTTTCAATGGTAGCAATGCAGCAAACGGAGTCACTGTAGGTGACGGCTTTCGCTTTGTTTCTGCGTCTGAAAAGACACAGGCTGCACCAACAAAAGAAGGGTATCCGATAGATATTCTCCAAGTTGGTGTGCGAGCACGGATGTCAGGGACCAAGCCAATTGAGATTGAGAACGTAGAGAAAGGCCTCACCTTCGTAATCAACGAAGGTAAGGCGATGATGTCGCTCAACACCACAGAGGGCCCGCTCTCTGAGAGCTTAAACCGCCTACTTGATAACCACTACCGTTCTCCAGAGCTGTTCACTAGAGAAGATGTTGAAAAGGGAATGCAGCAGCTGATTTCTAGAGCTATGAATGACAAAGCGGATGAGAACGGGCTTCAAGTAGAGGTTTATATCAATCGTGCGGGGATGTTGACAGTTCGCCACAAGCACTTTGGTAGTGAGCCAAGCTTCAGTATTACGGTAAATCAACCTGAGGTGCTAACCCAAATAGCTGATGAGGCTCAGTTTTCAGAAGGTGGGCGTGATGTGGCGGGTTTCATTGGTGGAGAAATTGCGATTGGACGAGGCCAACGACTCACTGGAGCTCCAGGAACTGCCATCGAAGGTTTAGCCATCGAATATACCAAGGAGTTGGGTAGTCGTATCGAAGAATACATTAATCCAGAGACTGGTGAACTTGTTGAAGTCCGCGAAGTGTTGGATGACAACAGCACTTTGGCAGGTAAAGAAACTGACGGATATGTTCATGTCACTCAAAATTCAATGATTTTTCAAGTTGGGCCAAACTGTGAACAAGAAGAGGCATTTTCTCTGTGTAGCGTGAGATCCAATGAATTAGCGAAAGGTGTAAAAAACGAAAGTGATTTCAGAAGCCTGGCTGATATTGATGTGACTACGCAGCAAGGAGCCTCAGATGCAATCTGTATGATTGATGAAGCGATAAACCAAGTCAGTCAGTGTAGAGCTGATATTGGTTCTTTCCAGAAAAACTCACTGGAAACTAATTTACGTAACCTCCGGGTTCATAATGAGAATTTGGTCAGTGCAGAATCCACAATTCGTGACGCTGATATGGCTGCAGAAATGAGTGATTTTACACGAAATCAAATCTTATTGGCTTCTGGTACCGCAATGACTGCACAAGCGAACCAATTACCAAAATCAGTCCTACAACTAATCAGTGCTGTATAATTTTTACAATAACTTTGAAGCTAACCTTCAGAAGATGCCATGAATTCCCTAAATATTAGAGGAGGCCTGTCTCCGCTAGGGGCCTTCCAACAACAGCAGCAACGTAAGCGGGATGAAAACCGCCACGCCAAGCGACTGCAAGGAGAGACAGCAGGATCCCATCAGGATGGACCTGTCTCATTGGTAATTCCACCACGATTGCAGGCGCAGGTAGCAGGTTTGACCCGGATCATTGTTGACGGAGAGACTGGTGTTTCACTAATTCAAACAGCAGAAGCTGCACTCCACGAGTTGCTGAGGCTACTGGAACAGTTACAGAAGCTGGCTGGCTACGCCTCCACCGGAATGGAAAACAACTTAGTCTTAAGAAATGCGGACCAACGTGAACTAGAAAATGTGCTCCTCAACATTGATCACATCGCTGAAGTGACAAGCTACGGTCCTGAAAAACTACTTGACGGTAGCCATGAGGTTCATGGAGTTGCGCAGGGTGAATACTTGGAATTTGTTTCCGCCACAGCAGAAACACAGACTGCACCAGTATCTGGCTATGATGTAGTTGTTACACGGGCTCCAGCCCCATCAACTTTACTCGGACTACAACCCCTAACTCGAGAACTACTCCGAGCTGGAGAGCAACTCTGGTTCCGTGAAAAACAAAAGCAACATCGTTTCAGAGCCCAACACGATGAAGATCATCAACAATTTTTGAAGCGATTGAATAACGAGCTTCAAGGAGCTGGATTACCACTTAATGTGAAACTGCGAGCAGATCAGTTGCTGGAGGTTGAACATCAATATTGGGGTAGCAAACCCACTTTCGAAGCAGCAAGCTCCACTGCAGGAATCCTTGGCTCAAAACAAGGTACTGTTCGTAGAGCTAATCCTGGCATCGACGTAGTCGGTCGGATTGATGGTGTGGAAGGTACGGGTGAAGGCCCGTTTCTTTATGTACCAACCGGCTCTGGTCGAGTTAGTGGAGTCTGCTTAAGAATCAATGGTCGAACCCCTCGGGTTCAGGTGCCATTACACGGTTCGGTTTCCCTCTTTCAAAATGCTTTGCGCTTCGGCAGTCACGCCGCTCCATTACGGCTCAACATGCGGAGTGTTTGTAGCGCAGACTTGGGAAGACATGTCCCAAACCCCTCAGGATTCGAAAATTTGGGTGACTTGAACATTACTACTGCACAAGGTGGTAAGGACGCACTGCTCTTAATTGAACAGGCCAAGCAGGAAATCTACGGTCAGTTGGAAGAAGTTGGGAGCTTTCGAACACGCCGACTTCAAGGGCAACTGGTGCAATTGCGTGAGAAACATACCAAGTTGGTCCCAGAAGCTGAACAGTTGAATAACGTACATCAGGCTCATGCCGCTGCGATCGCTACCTCAAAGCTAATGCAGGAGGACCAAATGAGCGGATTGCAGGCACAGGCCAGTCATTCAATGACTTCTTTGCAGTCGTTGCTGGACTAAAATTACTGTGGTGAAATCACCGCATACTGAAATATGAATTTCCTTGATGCGAAGTTGGATGCTCCGATCAGGAAAAATTCAAGAAATAGAAGCCCATTGGAGGGGTGATACAGACAGCTTTAATAAATTTTAGTTATTTCGATTATATCGAAAATTTAGGTAAAAATAACCTTTCGTTGGAGTAACACCATGATGCGAATTAAACATAACATTGCTGCACTGAATGCACACCGCAATTTGGTGAACAACAATGATGTGACTAACAAGACATTACAGCGGCTCTCCTCCGGTATGAAGATCAACCAGGCAGCGGATGGTCCGGCTTCATTGGTTATTTCAGAAAAATTGCGAGCCCAAATTGGTGGTCTGCGACAAGCCATCGATAACTCTGAAATTGGCATCGCAATGGTTCAAACAGCGGAAGGTGCACTGAACGAAATCAGTGCTTCTCTGGTGACCATGCGTCAATTGGCCGTTCATGCTGCAAACGAAGCTGTGAATGACGACGAAATGCTCCATGCAGATCAAGAGGAAATCAATAACATCCTAAGCATGATCAACCGGGTCTCTCGAGATGCGCAATATGGCAAGAAGCATCTGCTTGATGGTAGTCGTGGTGCAAACGGAGTGACCAGCGGGGAGAATCTGGAATTTGTCAGCGCCAACGAGAAGACAAAAGGCTCTGGAGTAGGTGGCTACAAGATTGAGGTTGTGGAAACTGCTAAGCGTGCCCAAGTAACAGGAACATTGGCACTAACAAATGAAATTATTGACCGCGGTGAGCAAATCACAATTGAAGAAGGTGGAAAGACAATTACTTTCCACACCCTACGTGGTGAAACAATCGAAGCAAATCTCAATGCGCTGAAGAAGACGATGGCCGATTCAAACATCGGTGTTGAATTGGTGTTGCCTAATCAGCAGCAGCTGGAGTCCTTGCTGGAGGATAGTGATCTGCGCTCGAGCATCCGCTATCGGATCATCGGGGTACATAACAACGCAGACGCACTTGAGGATGTGCTTCGCCAAGAAGATGTTGCCACTGCCCTGCGTGAGGTTGGCTTAACCGCAGATGATGTGCGTGCGGCTGCTGCAAACATTACCGATTCCAACGAGCCACAATTCATCACCTTGCGGCACAAGGATTATGGGACAGAGCCAGTCTTTTCAGTCACCAGCACTACTGCAGGTTTGGTAGCAGCAGAGTCAGACGTGCCTCAAGAGATCAACAACGGTCGTGATATAGCTGGCAAGATTCAAGGAGAGGTTGCTTTTGGCAAGGGACAAGTACTCAAAGGAGGTGCTTTCACTCAGGCTGATGGTCTAGAAATTCTTTACACCGGTGCAAAAGCCAGTGAGAAAGGTGAATTCGTTGGCTCTGTCACCGTTACTCAAAACTCGATGTATTTCCAGATTGGAGCCAACTGTGGTCAAACCGTTACTCATGGTATTCGTGAGATTACCTCGAAGGGATTGGCAAGAGCCGTTGAGAATCTCTCAGGATTCAAGTCATTAGCAGATATTGATGTCCGAACTGCACAGGGAGCTCAAGACGCTATCTGCCTGATCGACAAAGCAATTCAGGAAGTTTCTGGAACACGTGGCCGGATGGGAGCCTTCCACAAAAACAATCTCCAGAGCAACCTGAACTACTTACGAAGCGCACATGAAAACGTGACAAAGGCAGAGTCCGTCATCCGTGATACGGACGTTGCTGAGGAGATGACGCTCTACACCCGAAATCAAATCATGATGGAAGCTAACGTCGCGATGCTGGCTCAGGCGAATCAGGCTCCAA
This DNA window, taken from SAR324 cluster bacterium, encodes the following:
- a CDS encoding flagellin, which gives rise to MMRIKHNIAALNAHRNLVNNNDVTNKTLQRLSSGMKINQAADGPASLVISEKLRAQIGGLRQAIDNSEIGIAMVQTAEGALNEISASLVTMRQLAVHAANEAVNDDEMLHADQEEINNILSMINRVSRDAQYGKKHLLDGSRGANGVTSGENLEFVSANEKTKGSGVGGYKIEVVETAKRAQVTGTLALTNEIIDRGEQITIEEGGKTITFHTLRGETIEANLNALKKTMADSNIGVELVLPNQQQLESLLEDSDLRSSIRYRIIGVHNNADALEDVLRQEDVATALREVGLTADDVRAAAANITDSNEPQFITLRHKDYGTEPVFSVTSTTAGLVAAESDVPQEINNGRDIAGKIQGEVAFGKGQVLKGGAFTQADGLEILYTGAKASEKGEFVGSVTVTQNSMYFQIGANCGQTVTHGIREITSKGLARAVENLSGFKSLADIDVRTAQGAQDAICLIDKAIQEVSGTRGRMGAFHKNNLQSNLNYLRSAHENVTKAESVIRDTDVAEEMTLYTRNQIMMEANVAMLAQANQAPSVLMRLLQ
- a CDS encoding flagellin; protein product: MRVNHNIASMTALRHLTNTAEHTARNLERLSSGLRINSARDSPAELMISENMRARIGSVDQAMRNTETSISMVQTAEGALSEVSSMLINMRQLAVHAANEGANDNQMMQADQNEIENLLATLDRISNSTQFGSKVLFNGSNAANGVTVGDGFRFVSASEKTQAAPTKEGYPIDILQVGVRARMSGTKPIEIENVEKGLTFVINEGKAMMSLNTTEGPLSESLNRLLDNHYRSPELFTREDVEKGMQQLISRAMNDKADENGLQVEVYINRAGMLTVRHKHFGSEPSFSITVNQPEVLTQIADEAQFSEGGRDVAGFIGGEIAIGRGQRLTGAPGTAIEGLAIEYTKELGSRIEEYINPETGELVEVREVLDDNSTLAGKETDGYVHVTQNSMIFQVGPNCEQEEAFSLCSVRSNELAKGVKNESDFRSLADIDVTTQQGASDAICMIDEAINQVSQCRADIGSFQKNSLETNLRNLRVHNENLVSAESTIRDADMAAEMSDFTRNQILLASGTAMTAQANQLPKSVLQLISAV